One segment of Yersinia kristensenii DNA contains the following:
- a CDS encoding diguanylate cyclase domain-containing protein, with protein sequence MSSIKNKSAGQIKNKTNAHKLPTLGRVLGRVHLIVALVSVATAGIFLTLAALFALRVYADHNLHLIARSISYTTEAAVVFGDTDAASEALAMIAANEEVAEAKILDVNGRVVAQWTLPNDGPMHQLEQSVARWALPEPVVLPIVHSGNEIGTVVIVGHGGSLLRFLLQGLTGLLACLILSTAVALFLSRRMLRRITGALNRITEVAHNVSRHRSFGQRVPSAQIAELNELSQDFNGLLEELEIWQEHLTRENDSLAHRAAHDSLTGLANRAFFEGRLNRIINDCKTNQHAAVLFLDGDHFKEINDNYGHAAGDVVLTSIADRLRALLRESDLVARLGGDEFAILLAPIHDTDDVLTIANNIIKSMTHPIVLSDGQEITTSLSIGVAIYPDHAQTPDELLQRADEAMYQAKKGFRLYEQSIVYLSDFLYSENKHPEITHTENLG encoded by the coding sequence ATGAGTTCAATAAAAAATAAATCTGCTGGCCAGATAAAAAATAAAACTAATGCTCATAAACTCCCGACACTTGGCCGTGTTTTGGGCAGAGTACATTTAATTGTGGCATTGGTATCAGTAGCGACAGCCGGTATTTTTCTGACCTTAGCCGCCCTGTTTGCATTACGGGTTTATGCTGACCATAACCTGCACTTGATCGCCCGTTCAATCAGCTATACCACTGAAGCGGCTGTTGTTTTTGGTGATACTGATGCGGCGAGTGAAGCGCTGGCAATGATTGCCGCGAATGAAGAAGTGGCTGAGGCGAAAATCCTGGATGTGAATGGCCGAGTCGTCGCGCAATGGACACTGCCCAATGACGGCCCAATGCATCAGCTGGAGCAAAGTGTTGCCCGCTGGGCATTACCTGAACCCGTGGTTTTACCCATCGTTCACTCCGGTAACGAAATCGGCACAGTGGTCATTGTCGGCCACGGCGGCAGCCTGCTACGCTTTCTGCTGCAAGGATTAACCGGCCTGTTGGCGTGCTTGATCCTGAGCACGGCGGTGGCGTTATTTCTGTCTCGCCGTATGCTCCGTCGCATTACCGGCGCATTGAATCGGATTACTGAGGTTGCCCATAATGTCAGCCGCCACCGCAGTTTTGGCCAACGCGTTCCCTCTGCTCAAATCGCAGAATTGAATGAGTTGAGTCAGGATTTCAATGGGTTACTGGAAGAACTGGAAATTTGGCAAGAACACCTCACCAGGGAAAATGACTCTCTCGCCCATCGCGCTGCCCACGATAGCTTGACCGGGCTGGCAAACCGCGCCTTTTTTGAAGGCCGTTTGAACCGAATTATCAATGATTGCAAAACTAACCAACACGCTGCGGTTTTATTCCTCGATGGCGATCACTTTAAAGAAATCAATGATAACTATGGTCACGCTGCAGGCGATGTGGTGCTGACAAGCATTGCTGACCGCCTGCGCGCATTATTACGTGAAAGCGATTTAGTCGCTCGCTTGGGCGGCGATGAGTTCGCCATATTGTTGGCTCCCATTCATGACACTGATGATGTGCTCACCATTGCTAACAATATTATAAAAAGTATGACGCACCCCATAGTCCTGAGTGATGGGCAAGAAATAACCACCTCACTCAGTATTGGTGTTGCTATTTATCCTGACCATGCACAAACGCCGGATGAGTTATTACAACGGGCTGATGAAGCAATGTATCAGGCAAAGAAAGGTTTCCGGTTATATGAACAGAGCATCGTTTATCTGTCGGACTTTCTTTATTCAGAAAATAAGCATCCAGAAATTACTCACACAGAAAATTTAGGGTAG
- a CDS encoding OmpA family protein, giving the protein MLSLQNNRQKNPLWFSFFALCLLVLVGCQAKPHQGLTPEQIAALQEQGFKLTDNGWEFGLANKVLFDSDVRKLNASGVQTVQHIGRALHNVGINHMRVDGHTDAMGEDGYNQKLSYERASAVADSLAAIGIPRANIEVHGRGKLEPVADNRTSKGRAENRRVAMIVTAP; this is encoded by the coding sequence ATGCTGAGTTTACAAAATAATCGTCAAAAAAATCCTCTTTGGTTTAGTTTTTTTGCACTTTGTTTGTTGGTATTAGTGGGCTGTCAGGCCAAGCCACACCAAGGGCTGACCCCAGAACAAATTGCGGCGTTACAAGAGCAAGGGTTTAAATTAACCGATAATGGCTGGGAGTTTGGGCTAGCCAATAAAGTGTTATTCGACAGTGACGTCAGGAAATTAAACGCATCGGGCGTGCAAACTGTCCAACACATTGGCCGCGCTTTACACAATGTCGGGATTAATCATATGCGGGTTGATGGGCATACCGATGCAATGGGTGAAGATGGCTATAACCAGAAACTCTCTTATGAGCGGGCTTCAGCGGTGGCAGACTCCTTGGCGGCGATCGGCATTCCACGGGCGAATATTGAAGTTCATGGCCGCGGAAAACTAGAGCCGGTAGCAGATAACCGCACATCCAAAGGCCGGGCAGAAAACCGCCGCGTAGCAATGATAGTCACCGCGCCTTAA
- the sltY gene encoding murein transglycosylase, whose translation MDKWRYLAIGVCLVTTSAVAFADSIDAQRQRYQQVKLAWDSNQMDTVAQLMPTLRDYPLYPYLEYRQLTQDLSQLSATQVTDFLTRNPTLPPASSLSSRFVNELARREDWRGLLAFSPQAPKPVAARCNYYYAKWATGEQQVAWDGASEIWLNGQTLPGSCDKLFSVWQQAGHQTPLSTLARMKLALKEGNASLVSYLLKQLPADYQTMGTALAKLQSDPASVESFARTVGPTDFTRSATIIAFTRLARQDVENARAMIPTLARLQKMSDSEKLELEEAVAWRLMGNDANYEQAKWRDQVTLRSHSTPLLERRIRMSLGTGDRQGLAAWIARLPAEAQNKDEWRYWRATLLLEQGKKAEGEAILRSLMQERGFYPMVAAQKLGVPYPINVEVATKPDASLAQRPEIARVRELMYWNMDNLARNEWSYLVASRSKPEQEALARYAFDQKWADLSVQATIVAKLWDHLEERFPLAWPKEFRQATEGKGITPSYAMAIARQESAWNPKAQSPVGAAGLMQVMPRTAEHTVKLNNIPGYVNSSQLLDPVTNIEIGTSYLEEVYQQFGRNRILSSAAYNAGPSRVNTWLGNSSGQVDAVAFIESIPFSETRGYVKNVLAYDAFYRHFMNRPAKVLSDAEWQRRY comes from the coding sequence ATGGACAAGTGGCGATATCTGGCGATTGGCGTGTGTCTGGTGACGACTTCAGCAGTGGCATTCGCCGACTCTATTGATGCCCAACGGCAACGCTATCAGCAAGTTAAACTGGCTTGGGACAGCAATCAGATGGATACCGTGGCGCAACTGATGCCCACATTGCGTGATTATCCGCTGTATCCGTATCTGGAATACCGCCAGTTAACGCAAGATTTAAGCCAATTGAGTGCGACGCAAGTGACCGATTTTCTGACTCGGAACCCCACATTGCCGCCAGCAAGTTCGCTATCATCCCGTTTTGTTAACGAGTTGGCGCGTCGTGAGGATTGGCGCGGGTTATTGGCGTTCAGCCCGCAAGCTCCCAAACCGGTGGCGGCCCGTTGCAATTATTACTATGCCAAATGGGCCACTGGCGAGCAGCAAGTCGCTTGGGATGGTGCCAGCGAGATTTGGCTCAATGGCCAGACGCTACCGGGTAGCTGTGATAAATTATTCAGTGTCTGGCAACAAGCCGGGCATCAAACCCCATTGTCAACATTGGCGCGTATGAAGCTGGCGCTGAAAGAAGGCAATGCCAGTTTGGTGAGTTACTTACTCAAGCAACTGCCAGCGGATTATCAGACCATGGGCACGGCACTGGCGAAACTGCAAAGTGACCCGGCCAGTGTCGAAAGCTTTGCTCGAACCGTTGGGCCGACAGACTTTACCCGCTCAGCCACTATCATTGCCTTTACCCGGCTGGCGCGGCAGGACGTGGAAAATGCGCGCGCGATGATCCCAACTCTGGCGCGGCTGCAAAAAATGAGTGACAGCGAGAAGCTGGAACTGGAAGAAGCAGTGGCTTGGCGTCTGATGGGCAATGATGCGAATTACGAGCAAGCCAAATGGCGAGATCAAGTCACTTTGCGTAGCCATTCTACCCCGCTGCTGGAGCGCCGCATCCGCATGTCACTGGGTACTGGCGACCGTCAAGGATTAGCCGCTTGGATAGCCCGCTTACCGGCAGAGGCACAAAATAAAGATGAGTGGCGCTACTGGCGTGCCACATTGTTGTTGGAGCAGGGTAAGAAAGCCGAGGGCGAGGCCATTCTGCGCAGCCTGATGCAGGAGCGCGGTTTCTATCCAATGGTTGCCGCGCAAAAACTGGGGGTACCCTACCCGATTAATGTTGAAGTGGCCACCAAGCCGGATGCTTCACTGGCACAGCGGCCTGAAATTGCTCGGGTACGTGAGTTAATGTATTGGAATATGGACAATTTGGCTCGCAATGAGTGGAGCTATCTGGTCGCCAGCCGCAGCAAACCGGAGCAGGAAGCACTGGCGCGCTATGCATTTGATCAGAAATGGGCCGACTTGAGTGTTCAGGCGACCATTGTTGCCAAGTTATGGGATCATCTGGAAGAGCGCTTCCCACTGGCCTGGCCAAAAGAATTCCGTCAGGCGACGGAAGGTAAGGGAATAACCCCAAGTTATGCCATGGCCATTGCCCGTCAAGAAAGTGCCTGGAACCCGAAAGCGCAATCGCCCGTCGGGGCGGCAGGTCTTATGCAGGTCATGCCGCGGACTGCGGAGCACACGGTCAAACTGAATAACATCCCCGGTTATGTGAACAGCAGCCAGTTGCTCGACCCTGTCACGAACATTGAGATTGGCACCAGCTATCTGGAAGAGGTCTATCAGCAATTCGGGCGCAATCGGATTTTATCCAGTGCGGCCTATAACGCCGGCCCATCGCGAGTGAATACCTGGTTAGGGAATAGCAGCGGGCAGGTAGATGCCGTCGCATTTATCGAAAGTATTCCGTTCTCAGAAACGCGCGGCTATGTGAAAAACGTTTTGGCTTACGATGCGTTCTATCGTCACTTTATGAATCGCCCGGCTAAGGTGCTGAGTGATGCCGAGTGGCAGCGGCGTTACTGA
- a CDS encoding cation-transporting P-type ATPase, giving the protein MQNSSNPKPTSPPEGQAWYQLTVEESLQQLNSREEGLSQQEAEERLKQYGPNALPAKKSKHPLLQFLAHFNDVLIYILLAAALVKGLMGHSVDTIIILCVAVINALIGYVQENKAEKSLKSIQNMLSSKAVVIRDGNAKTIDAQDLVPGDIVTLKPGDKIPADLRLLEAHNLQIEEAILTGESTVVEKQIGVIENESVIGDRKNLLFSGTTISAGTAKGVVIASGGDTELGHINQMMSTVEATRTPLLQQMDRLGKAIFILILVMMAFLFVFAFILRDLPVDELLLALISLAVASVPEGLPAIISIILSLGVQAMARNRAIIRKLPTVETLGAMTVVCSDKTGTLTMNEMTVKAVILADNCYRVTGESYEPVGNIYPEGSDQQAVLAGPLKTFITAVNLCNDSQIQKNDQGHWIIVGGPTEGALKVLAAKSGIELGQVTQHGKIPFDSAYKYMATSHQVESESCIFLTGAPDVLFTFCQQELTDKGVIPFRRDYWDAEMTRYTKQGLRMLAAAYRPTEQTVSELEHSDIQQGMVFVGIAGMMDPPRPEAIDAIATCQQAGIRVKMITGDHQETAMAIGAMLGIGNGKDSITGGQLEHMDDKELAEAAVRYDIFARTSPEHKLRLVKALQEKGEIVGMTGDGVNDAPALKQADVGIAMGIKGTEVTKEAADMVLSDDNFATIAHAVEEGRRVYDNLKKTILFVLPTNLAQGLLIIFAILVGAVIPLTPLQILWINMATSTTLSFGLAFEPAERGIMRRNPRDPSKHVLDGHAIWRIAFVGTLIACSAFALEAYMEPRGYSTEFIRTVLMQTLVTAQWIYMFNCRVMDRFPLNKEVFVNKGLWLVSGVLILLQLAIIYLPFMNTAFGTEPLPAYYWGITLLVSIAIFLIVEVEKWVIGRFKRNSNPV; this is encoded by the coding sequence ATGCAAAACTCATCAAACCCCAAACCCACTTCGCCGCCAGAAGGCCAGGCTTGGTATCAACTGACTGTGGAAGAATCTTTGCAGCAGCTAAATAGCCGCGAAGAAGGGTTAAGCCAACAAGAAGCAGAAGAACGCCTTAAACAATACGGCCCCAATGCACTCCCCGCCAAAAAAAGTAAGCATCCTCTACTGCAATTTCTCGCTCACTTTAATGATGTCCTGATTTATATTCTATTGGCTGCTGCGTTAGTCAAAGGTCTAATGGGCCACTCGGTCGATACCATTATTATTCTTTGTGTCGCCGTCATTAACGCATTGATTGGTTATGTTCAGGAAAATAAAGCCGAGAAGTCACTGAAAAGCATTCAAAATATGCTCTCCAGTAAAGCGGTAGTCATCCGTGATGGCAATGCAAAAACCATTGATGCACAGGATTTGGTACCGGGTGATATCGTCACATTGAAACCGGGGGATAAAATCCCGGCTGACTTACGGTTACTCGAAGCCCACAACCTCCAGATTGAAGAAGCTATCTTGACCGGTGAATCAACCGTGGTTGAGAAGCAAATTGGAGTGATTGAAAACGAATCAGTGATTGGCGACCGCAAAAACCTGTTGTTTTCGGGCACCACTATCAGTGCCGGTACAGCGAAAGGTGTCGTCATTGCCAGTGGCGGTGATACCGAACTGGGTCATATCAACCAAATGATGTCGACGGTTGAAGCCACCCGCACCCCACTGCTGCAACAAATGGACCGACTGGGCAAAGCAATTTTCATCCTGATTCTGGTGATGATGGCATTCTTGTTTGTCTTCGCCTTTATCCTGCGCGACTTGCCAGTGGATGAGTTGCTGCTGGCGCTGATAAGCCTGGCTGTGGCCTCGGTTCCTGAAGGGTTACCGGCCATTATTTCGATTATTCTGTCTTTGGGTGTGCAAGCAATGGCGCGCAACCGCGCGATTATTCGCAAGCTGCCAACGGTAGAAACCTTAGGTGCCATGACCGTCGTGTGTTCCGATAAAACCGGCACCCTGACGATGAACGAAATGACCGTCAAAGCAGTGATTCTGGCTGACAATTGCTATCGGGTCACTGGTGAAAGTTATGAGCCAGTGGGTAATATTTATCCGGAAGGCAGTGACCAGCAAGCCGTTCTTGCCGGGCCGTTAAAAACATTTATCACTGCGGTGAATTTATGTAATGACAGCCAGATTCAAAAAAATGACCAAGGCCATTGGATTATTGTGGGCGGCCCCACTGAAGGCGCACTGAAAGTCTTGGCGGCCAAATCAGGTATTGAGCTGGGCCAGGTGACTCAGCACGGTAAAATTCCTTTCGATTCTGCCTATAAATACATGGCCACCAGCCATCAGGTTGAGTCTGAAAGCTGTATCTTCCTGACCGGCGCACCCGATGTGCTGTTTACTTTCTGCCAGCAAGAACTGACGGATAAGGGCGTAATCCCTTTCCGCCGTGATTACTGGGATGCCGAGATGACGCGCTACACCAAGCAGGGCCTGCGCATGTTGGCGGCGGCTTATCGCCCAACTGAACAAACGGTCAGCGAGTTGGAACACAGTGATATCCAGCAAGGCATGGTGTTTGTCGGCATCGCCGGCATGATGGACCCACCTCGCCCTGAAGCTATCGACGCCATTGCCACCTGCCAACAGGCAGGGATTCGCGTGAAGATGATCACCGGCGACCATCAGGAAACCGCGATGGCGATTGGTGCTATGCTGGGCATCGGCAATGGAAAAGACTCCATTACCGGCGGCCAGCTGGAGCATATGGATGATAAAGAACTGGCGGAAGCCGCTGTTCGTTATGATATTTTTGCCCGTACCAGCCCTGAGCACAAACTGCGCCTGGTCAAAGCGTTACAAGAGAAAGGCGAAATTGTCGGAATGACCGGCGACGGCGTGAACGATGCACCGGCGCTGAAACAAGCCGATGTGGGCATCGCCATGGGCATCAAAGGCACCGAGGTAACAAAAGAAGCTGCCGATATGGTGCTATCGGATGATAACTTCGCCACTATTGCCCACGCAGTTGAAGAAGGCCGCCGGGTCTACGATAACCTGAAGAAAACCATTCTGTTTGTGTTGCCGACTAACCTGGCGCAAGGGCTGTTAATCATCTTCGCGATTCTGGTTGGTGCGGTTATTCCCCTGACGCCACTGCAAATCCTGTGGATAAACATGGCGACGTCCACCACGCTTTCATTCGGTTTGGCATTTGAACCGGCAGAAAGAGGCATTATGCGCCGCAACCCGCGTGACCCATCCAAACACGTGTTAGACGGTCATGCTATTTGGCGTATCGCATTCGTCGGTACCTTGATTGCGTGCAGTGCATTCGCCCTGGAAGCCTATATGGAACCACGCGGCTACAGCACTGAATTTATCCGCACCGTGTTGATGCAAACCTTGGTGACCGCGCAGTGGATTTACATGTTTAACTGCCGGGTGATGGACAGATTCCCGCTGAACAAAGAAGTGTTTGTTAACAAGGGGCTGTGGTTAGTTTCTGGTGTGCTGATTCTGTTGCAGTTAGCCATTATCTATCTGCCATTTATGAACACTGCTTTCGGTACCGAGCCATTACCGGCTTATTACTGGGGCATCACACTGCTGGTTTCTATCGCCATCTTCTTAATTGTAGAAGTCGAAAAATGGGTCATCGGGCGCTTCAAGCGCAACTCGAATCCTGTCTGA
- a CDS encoding YfiR family protein, whose protein sequence is MNTAPCAINGINHEKDHYLPKLVPPRHIWRQSYALTLLFLLILFISMPSMAANNLSGVNNLSEELIHERSDAATKMVLGIISYSRWPTPPPVIRLCVIAPTNYAEELFNPALMQTAHPIKTQRYSLPDASLASNCDVAYLGNMGEQQRQELTTQLSGYPILTISENYVECTLGSAFCLLLEDKQASFKVNMDALARTGVRVHPNVLQLARKKADAL, encoded by the coding sequence ATGAACACTGCACCTTGCGCAATTAACGGCATCAACCATGAAAAAGATCATTATCTGCCCAAGCTAGTGCCACCACGGCATATCTGGCGGCAGAGCTATGCCCTTACATTATTATTTCTCTTAATTTTATTCATATCAATGCCCTCAATGGCGGCAAATAACTTAAGTGGCGTAAATAACTTAAGCGAAGAACTTATTCATGAGCGTAGTGATGCTGCGACAAAGATGGTGCTGGGAATTATCAGTTATTCGCGCTGGCCAACCCCTCCGCCAGTGATTCGTTTGTGTGTCATTGCCCCAACAAACTATGCCGAAGAGCTTTTTAATCCGGCATTAATGCAAACCGCACATCCGATTAAAACACAGCGTTATTCACTGCCCGATGCTTCGCTGGCAAGCAACTGTGATGTGGCTTATCTGGGCAATATGGGGGAGCAACAGCGTCAGGAGCTGACGACCCAACTTTCGGGGTATCCGATTCTGACCATCAGCGAAAATTATGTTGAATGCACTCTGGGCAGTGCGTTTTGTCTGCTGCTGGAAGATAAACAAGCCTCTTTCAAAGTTAATATGGATGCATTAGCACGCACCGGGGTACGAGTTCACCCCAATGTGTTGCAACTTGCCCGTAAAAAGGCTGACGCATTATGA